A portion of the Enterobacter sp. SA187 genome contains these proteins:
- a CDS encoding cellulase family glycosylhydrolase gives MTKTVIASALLFVASAAYAAPPLTAARYAAQLGPGMEVDWARTERGIREFDPLVVRDFAALGIHHVRIRVAQNMTEARLVHLRKLVEACEQYGVIPIIAYQADGLKADPLKNEAALVAWWSRVARYFGTDHPLLGFDLIDEPAEKLNRDQAALSRIYDRLIKTLHGIDPRRMIFVAPRLRSAPEALTELKLPPHSQNYVLAQWHMPGAGPQKNNGKYSPTPAGKAAIHAHINAVLRWQQKTGHVSWVGSWAVGEASKSAPTAAQLAFATFTACELKRANIPYAINADARFYDGEEGAWRPDPAPLLKTMIAPACDAKPPFHDGQSATPAAASTTGSAAPSASSASRG, from the coding sequence GTGACTAAAACCGTGATCGCCAGCGCATTACTCTTTGTTGCCAGCGCCGCTTATGCCGCGCCGCCGCTGACGGCTGCCCGTTACGCCGCACAGCTGGGGCCGGGTATGGAGGTGGACTGGGCGCGTACTGAACGCGGCATCCGTGAATTCGACCCGCTGGTGGTCAGAGATTTTGCGGCGCTGGGTATTCATCACGTGCGTATTCGCGTGGCGCAGAACATGACCGAGGCGCGGCTGGTGCACCTGCGTAAACTGGTGGAGGCGTGCGAGCAGTACGGCGTTATCCCGATCATCGCGTATCAGGCCGACGGCCTGAAGGCCGATCCGCTGAAAAACGAGGCGGCGTTAGTGGCGTGGTGGAGTCGGGTGGCGCGCTATTTTGGTACTGACCATCCGCTGCTTGGCTTTGATCTGATCGATGAACCGGCGGAAAAGCTCAATCGCGATCAGGCGGCGCTGAGCCGGATTTATGACCGACTGATCAAAACCCTGCATGGCATCGACCCCCGGCGCATGATTTTTGTCGCGCCGCGCCTGCGGTCAGCGCCGGAAGCGCTGACTGAGCTGAAGCTGCCGCCGCACAGCCAGAATTACGTGCTGGCGCAGTGGCATATGCCGGGCGCAGGGCCGCAAAAAAATAACGGTAAATACTCACCGACGCCTGCCGGGAAAGCCGCCATTCACGCGCACATCAATGCGGTGCTGCGCTGGCAGCAGAAAACCGGGCACGTCAGCTGGGTGGGAAGCTGGGCGGTGGGTGAAGCCAGTAAAAGCGCGCCGACGGCCGCACAGCTCGCCTTCGCCACCTTTACGGCCTGCGAGCTGAAGCGGGCCAACATTCCTTATGCAATCAATGCCGACGCCCGGTTTTACGACGGGGAAGAGGGCGCGTGGCGTCCTGACCCCGCGCCGCTGTTAAAAACGATGATCGCCCCGGCGTGTGACGCTAAACCGCCGTTTCATGATGGGCAAAGCGCGACGCCAGCGGCAGCCAGCACAACAGGATCAGCAGCCCCATCAGCGTCATCAGCATCCCGAGGCTAG
- a CDS encoding sulfatase-like hydrolase/transferase codes for MNRPNFLFIMTDTQATNMVGCYSGKPLNTNNIDRLAEEGIRFNSAYTCAPVCTPARAGLFTGIYSSQSGPWTNNLAPGNNIATMGRYFKEAGYHTCYIGKWHLDGHDYFGTGICPPEWDADYWYDGANYLAELTDQQIGLWRNGLNSIEDLRANGIDETFTWAHRISHRAVDFLRQPVRDEQPFLLVVSYDEPHHPFTCPVEYLEKYQDFYYELGDKAHDTLEDKPEHHRLWAQAMPSPVGSDGRYHHPLYFACNDFVDDQIGRVIDALTPQQRQNTWVIYTSDHGEMMGAHQLISKGAAMYDDITRIPLIMRPPQGTPHHVDTPVSHIDVLPTMMALAGINKPAILPGENILNGLSERGVMVEFNRYEIEHDSFGGFIPVRCWVTDRYKLVINLFTSDELYDRANDASERVNLINDPRYAAVRNQLHDALLEYMDTIRDPFRTYQWRQRPWRQDASPRWMGAFRPRPDDGHSPVVRDYDTGLPTQGVKVEEKKQKF; via the coding sequence ATGAACCGCCCCAACTTTTTGTTCATTATGACCGATACCCAGGCCACCAATATGGTGGGCTGCTACAGCGGCAAGCCATTGAATACGAATAATATTGATCGGCTGGCAGAGGAGGGGATCCGCTTTAACTCAGCCTATACCTGTGCGCCCGTCTGTACGCCCGCCCGTGCCGGTCTGTTTACCGGCATCTATTCCAGCCAGTCCGGGCCGTGGACCAACAACCTCGCGCCGGGCAACAACATCGCCACCATGGGACGCTACTTTAAAGAGGCGGGCTACCACACCTGCTACATCGGCAAATGGCATCTCGACGGACACGACTATTTCGGCACCGGCATCTGCCCGCCGGAATGGGATGCAGACTACTGGTACGACGGCGCAAATTATCTGGCGGAACTGACTGACCAGCAGATCGGCCTGTGGCGCAACGGGCTGAACAGTATTGAGGATCTGCGGGCGAACGGTATCGATGAAACCTTTACCTGGGCGCACCGTATCAGCCATCGTGCCGTCGATTTTTTACGCCAGCCTGTGCGTGACGAGCAGCCGTTCCTGCTGGTGGTTTCCTATGACGAGCCGCACCATCCCTTTACCTGTCCGGTTGAGTATCTGGAAAAGTATCAGGACTTTTATTACGAGCTGGGCGACAAGGCGCATGACACGCTGGAAGACAAACCTGAACATCACCGCCTCTGGGCGCAGGCCATGCCGTCGCCAGTGGGAAGCGATGGCCGCTATCATCATCCGCTCTATTTTGCCTGTAATGATTTTGTCGACGACCAGATTGGCCGGGTGATCGATGCGCTCACCCCACAGCAGCGGCAAAATACCTGGGTGATTTATACCTCCGATCACGGCGAGATGATGGGCGCACATCAGCTCATCAGCAAAGGGGCGGCGATGTATGACGACATCACCCGCATCCCGCTGATTATGCGCCCGCCGCAGGGTACGCCGCACCATGTCGATACGCCGGTCAGCCATATTGATGTGCTGCCGACCATGATGGCGCTGGCGGGAATAAACAAGCCCGCCATTCTGCCCGGCGAAAACATCCTCAACGGCCTATCTGAGCGTGGCGTGATGGTGGAGTTCAACCGCTATGAAATTGAACATGACAGCTTTGGTGGCTTTATTCCGGTGCGCTGTTGGGTGACCGATCGCTACAAACTGGTGATCAATTTATTTACCAGCGATGAGCTGTATGACAGAGCGAATGACGCCAGTGAAAGGGTGAATCTGATTAACGATCCGCGCTATGCCGCTGTCCGCAATCAGCTGCATGATGCGCTGCTCGAATACATGGACACCATCCGCGATCCGTTCCGCACATATCAGTGGCGACAACGCCCGTGGCGACAGGATGCATCGCCGCGCTGGATGGGCGCCTTCCGTCCGCGTCCGGACGATGGCCATTCGCCGGTGGTGCGCGATTACGACACCGGTTTGCCAACCCAGGGCGTGAAGGTGGAAGAGAAAAAGCAGAAGTTCTGA
- a CDS encoding solute:sodium symporter family transporter, with protein sequence MNTLQILSFVGFTLLVAVITWWKVRKTDTGSQQGYFLAGRSLKAPVIAASLMLTNLSTEQLVGLSGQAYRSGMSVMGWEVTSAVTLIFLALIFLPRYLQRGIATIPDFLEERYDKTTRIIIDFCFLIATGVCFLPVVLYSGALALNSLFHVGDSLGISQGAAIWLLVILLGLAGIVYAVIGGLRAMAVADSINGIGLVIGGLLVPVFGLMAMGHGSFLRGVEQLTTLHAEKLNSIGGASDPLPIGAAFTGLILVNTFYWCTNQGIVQRTLASKSLAEGQKGALLTAVLKMLDPLVLVLPGLIAFHLYQDLPKADLAYPTLVNNVLPVPLVGFFGAVLFGAVISTFNGFLNSASTLFSMGIYRRIINQDATPERLVHIGRKFGLVIAIISVLVAPWIAHAPEGLYSWMKQLNGIYNVPLVTIIIMGFFFPRIPALAAKVAMGLGIVSYITINYLVKFDFHFLYVLACTFCINVVVMLVIGIIKPRATPFQFQDAFAVDMQPWKNARIASVGILFAMIGVYSGLAQFGGYHTQWLMIISYAITAAVVIWLIYSTMTTAKGASGAKDNA encoded by the coding sequence ATGAATACGCTACAAATTCTGAGCTTTGTCGGTTTTACGCTACTGGTCGCAGTAATAACCTGGTGGAAGGTTCGCAAAACCGACACCGGCTCGCAACAGGGTTATTTTCTTGCCGGGCGATCGCTGAAAGCGCCGGTGATCGCCGCGTCGCTGATGCTGACCAATCTCTCCACCGAACAGCTGGTAGGCCTGTCCGGGCAGGCATACCGGAGCGGCATGTCGGTGATGGGCTGGGAAGTGACTTCCGCCGTGACCCTAATCTTCCTCGCGCTGATATTCCTCCCGCGTTATTTGCAGCGCGGCATTGCCACCATTCCCGATTTTCTGGAAGAGCGCTACGATAAAACGACGCGCATTATTATCGATTTCTGTTTTCTGATTGCTACCGGCGTCTGCTTCCTGCCGGTCGTGCTCTATTCCGGCGCACTGGCGCTGAACAGTCTGTTTCATGTCGGCGACTCGCTGGGTATTTCGCAGGGTGCGGCAATCTGGCTGCTGGTTATTTTACTTGGGCTGGCGGGTATTGTTTATGCGGTGATCGGCGGGCTGCGCGCGATGGCGGTTGCCGATTCGATAAACGGTATTGGTCTGGTCATTGGCGGTCTGCTGGTGCCTGTTTTTGGCCTGATGGCGATGGGGCACGGCAGTTTTCTGCGTGGCGTTGAACAGCTCACCACCCTTCATGCAGAAAAGTTAAACTCGATAGGCGGGGCGTCCGATCCGCTGCCGATTGGCGCGGCATTCACTGGCCTCATCCTGGTGAACACCTTTTACTGGTGTACCAATCAGGGCATTGTGCAGCGCACGCTGGCGTCGAAAAGTCTCGCCGAAGGGCAAAAAGGCGCGCTGTTAACGGCGGTGCTGAAAATGCTCGATCCGCTGGTGCTGGTATTGCCGGGCCTCATCGCTTTTCACCTCTATCAGGATTTACCTAAAGCAGATCTGGCCTATCCGACACTGGTGAACAATGTGCTTCCCGTACCGCTGGTGGGATTCTTTGGCGCCGTTTTATTCGGCGCGGTGATCAGCACCTTTAATGGCTTTTTAAACAGCGCCAGCACCTTATTCAGTATGGGAATTTATCGCCGGATCATTAATCAGGACGCCACGCCTGAGCGGTTAGTGCATATCGGGCGAAAATTCGGACTCGTTATCGCCATTATTTCCGTGCTGGTCGCACCCTGGATCGCCCATGCGCCGGAAGGCTTATACAGCTGGATGAAGCAGCTCAACGGCATCTATAACGTCCCGCTGGTGACGATCATCATTATGGGCTTTTTCTTTCCGCGTATTCCGGCGCTGGCCGCGAAGGTGGCGATGGGGCTGGGGATCGTCAGCTATATCACCATCAACTATCTGGTGAAGTTTGATTTCCACTTCCTGTATGTCCTCGCCTGTACGTTCTGCATCAACGTGGTGGTGATGCTGGTCATCGGCATCATTAAACCGCGCGCCACGCCATTTCAGTTTCAGGACGCCTTCGCGGTGGATATGCAGCCGTGGAAAAACGCCCGGATTGCCTCCGTCGGCATACTGTTCGCGATGATCGGCGTCTATTCCGGCCTCGCGCAGTTTGGCGGCTATCACACCCAGTGGCTGATGATCATCAGCTATGCCATTACCGCCGCCGTGGTTATCTGGTTGATTTACAGCACGATGACAACGGCTAAAGGTGCCTCTGGCGCTAAGGATAACGCATGA
- a CDS encoding YidH family protein, which translates to MKISRLGEAPDYRFSLANERTFLAWIRTALGFLAAGVGLDQLAPDFATPLIRELLALLLCLFAGGLAIYGYLRWLRNEKAMRLKEDLPYTRTLLVISLILTLVAAVVMVLVFYAG; encoded by the coding sequence ATGAAAATTTCCCGCCTCGGCGAAGCGCCGGATTACCGCTTCTCGCTGGCCAATGAGCGTACCTTTCTGGCCTGGATCCGTACCGCGCTCGGGTTTTTAGCGGCGGGCGTCGGGCTTGACCAGCTCGCGCCGGATTTTGCCACGCCGCTGATCCGCGAACTGCTGGCGCTGCTGTTGTGCCTGTTCGCAGGCGGGCTGGCGATTTATGGATACCTGCGCTGGCTGCGCAATGAGAAGGCGATGCGGCTGAAAGAAGATCTGCCCTATACCCGTACGCTGCTGGTAATCAGCCTCATTCTGACGCTTGTCGCCGCCGTGGTGATGGTGCTGGTGTTTTATGCCGGATAG
- the emrD gene encoding multidrug efflux MFS transporter EmrD, which yields MKRDRNVNLLMMLVLLVAVGQMAQTIYIPAIADMALAFNVREGAVQSVMAAYLLTYGVSQLFYGPLADRVGRRPVILAGMSIFMLATVMAIAAPSLTVLIIASALQGMGTGVGGVMARTLPRDLYAGSQLRQANSLLNMGILVSPLLAPLIGGLLNTLWDWRACFGFLLLLCIGVTLSMARWMPETRPVDAPRTRLIASYKTLFGNGSFTCYLLMLIGGLAGIAVFEACSGVLLGAGLGLSSMVVSILFILPIPAAFFGAWFAGRQNKRFSTLMWQAVASCLLAGLMMWIPGWFGVMNVWTLLIPAALFFFGAGMLFPLATSGAMEPFPFLAGTAGALVGGLQNIGSGVLAWLSAMLPQNGQASLGMLMTLMGLLILLCWLPLASRFAHHETAV from the coding sequence ATGAAACGGGACAGAAACGTTAATTTGTTAATGATGCTGGTGTTGTTAGTGGCGGTCGGCCAGATGGCGCAGACCATCTATATACCGGCGATTGCGGATATGGCGCTGGCGTTTAACGTGCGGGAAGGCGCGGTGCAGAGCGTCATGGCGGCCTACCTGCTGACCTACGGCGTCTCACAACTTTTTTATGGCCCGCTTGCCGACCGGGTGGGCCGCCGTCCGGTGATCCTCGCCGGGATGTCCATTTTTATGCTCGCCACGGTAATGGCGATCGCCGCCCCCAGCCTGACGGTGCTGATTATTGCCAGCGCTCTACAGGGCATGGGTACCGGCGTCGGCGGCGTGATGGCGCGCACCCTGCCGCGCGATCTTTATGCCGGTTCGCAGCTTCGCCAGGCGAACAGTCTGCTGAACATGGGCATTCTGGTCAGCCCGCTGCTGGCGCCGTTGATTGGCGGTCTGCTTAATACGCTGTGGGACTGGCGGGCATGCTTCGGCTTTTTACTGCTGCTGTGCATCGGCGTTACCCTGAGCATGGCGCGCTGGATGCCGGAAACCCGTCCGGTGGACGCGCCGCGCACCCGGCTTATCGCCAGCTACAAAACGCTGTTCGGCAACGGGTCATTTACCTGTTATCTGCTGATGCTGATTGGCGGCCTTGCGGGGATCGCGGTATTTGAAGCCTGTTCCGGCGTGCTGCTCGGCGCGGGTCTGGGCCTCAGCAGTATGGTGGTGAGCATTCTGTTTATTCTGCCGATCCCGGCGGCGTTTTTCGGCGCATGGTTTGCCGGGCGGCAGAACAAACGCTTTTCCACGCTGATGTGGCAGGCGGTGGCAAGCTGTCTGCTCGCCGGGCTGATGATGTGGATCCCCGGCTGGTTTGGCGTGATGAACGTCTGGACGCTGCTGATCCCGGCGGCGCTGTTTTTCTTCGGCGCGGGGATGCTGTTCCCGCTTGCCACCAGCGGCGCGATGGAGCCGTTTCCGTTTCTGGCGGGCACGGCGGGAGCGCTGGTGGGCGGCCTGCAAAATATTGGCTCCGGCGTGCTGGCCTGGCTGTCCGCCATGCTGCCGCAGAACGGGCAGGCTAGCCTCGGGATGCTGATGACGCTGATGGGGCTGCTGATCCTGTTGTGCTGGCTGCCGCTGGCGTCGCGCTTTGCCCATCATGAAACGGCGGTTTAG
- a CDS encoding DUF202 domain-containing protein: MPDSRKARRQQDPGLQPERTSLAWFRTLLGYGALIALAIRHHWYESGITFWISLAVLALTGLILWRYTRRRNLMDVSHSDFVQPAALRDKFFIALAVLALSLLFASAHIRQVLLVIAE, encoded by the coding sequence ATGCCGGATAGCCGCAAAGCTCGTCGCCAGCAGGATCCCGGCCTGCAGCCGGAGCGCACGTCCCTTGCCTGGTTTCGCACGCTGTTGGGCTACGGCGCGCTGATTGCGCTGGCCATCAGACATCACTGGTATGAATCAGGGATAACCTTCTGGATCTCGCTGGCGGTGCTGGCGCTCACCGGGCTGATCCTCTGGCGTTACACCCGCAGGCGTAACCTGATGGATGTCAGCCACAGCGACTTTGTGCAACCGGCGGCGTTACGGGATAAATTCTTCATTGCGCTGGCGGTGCTGGCGCTTTCCCTGCTGTTCGCGAGCGCGCATATCCGCCAGGTATTGTTAGTGATCGCAGAATAG